A window of Enoplosus armatus isolate fEnoArm2 chromosome 3, fEnoArm2.hap1, whole genome shotgun sequence contains these coding sequences:
- the tada3l gene encoding transcriptional adapter 3 — protein sequence MSELKDCPPLKYYDFKPVEHVKVCPRYTAVLGRSEDDGIGIEELDTLQLELETLLSSASRRLRALEEQRQILTDWQDKKGDKRFLKLGKDPDPAASSRHKPKKQKLDGKGGHGPGPGPGRPKSKNLQPKVQEYEFTDEPQDIPRTPKNDAPNRFWASVEPYCADITNEEIRLLEELLKPPEDEAEYFKIPALGKHYSQRWAQEDLLEEQREGARANDKKKSLMGGPLSELDAKDVDSLLKKSESQHESPEDGCPFGPLTQRLLQALVEENIISPMEDSPIPDISGKDANDGAGTSPRSQGKAFSVPHTRSLEARIKEELVAQGLLDSEERPGPGGDSEDEVLAELQKRQAELKALSAHNRARKQELLRLAKEEMRKQELRQRVRVSDNEVMEGFRRIMAARQKKRTPTKKEKDQAWKALKERESILKLLDG from the exons ATGAGTGAGTTGAAGGACTGCCCCCCGCTGAAATACTACGACTTCAAGCCCGTCGAGCATGTGAAGGTATGTCCCCGCTACACTGCTGTGCTCGGCCGCTCAGAGGACGATGGCATCGGCATTGAGGAGCTGGACACcctgcagctggagctggagacgCTCCTGTCCTCAGCCAGCCGCCGCCTCCGAGCcctggaggagcagagacag ATCCTCACAGACTGGCAGGACAAGAAGGGAGATAAGCGCTTTCTGAAGCTGGGAAAAGACCCCGaccctgctgcctcctctcgCCACAAACCAAAGAAGCAGAAGTTGGACGGCAAAGGCGGTCACGGGCCAGGTCCAGGCCCTGGCAGACCCAAATCCAAAAATCTGCAGCCTAAAGTCCAAGAGTATGAATTTACAGACGAGCCACAAGACATTCCCCGCACTCCTAAAAATGATGCACCCAACAG attttggGCATCAGTTGAGCCATATTGTGCTGACATCACGAATGAAGAGATACGATTGCTAGAAGAGCTTCTGAaacccccagaggatgaagctgaATATTTCAAA ATTCCAGCACTGGGGAAACACTACTCTCAGCGGTGGGCTCAGGAAGAtctgctggaggagcagagggaaggGGCACGAGCCAACGACAAGAAAAAGAGCCTCATGGGGGGGCCGCTGTCTGAGCTGGATGCAAAAG ATGTGGACTCCTTGTTGAAAAAGTCAGAGTCTCAACATGAATCTCCAGAAGACGGATGTCCCTTCGGTCCTCTCACGCAGCGTCTGCTCCAGGCCCTTGTTGAG GAGAACATTATATCCCCCATGGAGGATTCTCCTATACCTGACATTTCAGGGAAGGATGCTAATGATGGTGCTGGGACTTCTCCTCGAAGCCAAGGAAAAGCCTTTAG TGTTCCCCACACACGTTCTCTGGAGGCTCGGATCAAAGAGGAGCTGGTGGCTCAGGGGCTGCTGGACTCTGAGGAGCGACCTGGACCAGGAGGAGACTCTGAGGACGAGGTCctggcagagctgcagaaaagACAAGCAGAGCTCAAAGCCCTGAGTGCTCACAACAGAGCCCGCAAGCAGGAGCTGCTCCG GTTGGCGAAAGAGGAGATGCGCAAGCAAGAGCTGAGGCAGAGAGTCAGGGTGTCGGATAACGAAGTCATGGAGGGATTTCGAAGAATCATGGCAGCCCGGCAGAAGAAACGCACTCCAACCAAGAAGGAGAAGGACCAGGCCTGGAAAGCactgaaggagagggagagcatcCTCAAGTTACTGGACGGATAG
- the arpc4l gene encoding actin related protein 2/3 complex, subunit 4, like produces the protein MTATLRPYLNAVRATLQAALCLENFSSQVVERHNKPEVEVRSSKELLLQPVVISRNDKEKVLIEGSINSVRVSIAVKQADEIEKILCHKFMRFMMMRAENFFILRRKPVEGYDISFLITNFHTEQMYKHKLVDFVIHFMEEIDKEISEMKLSVNARARIVAEEFLKNF, from the exons ATG ACAGCGACTTTGCGCCCCTACTTAAACGCTGTGAGGGCCACCCTGCAGGCAGCCCTCTGTCTGGAGAACTTCTCCTCTCAGGTGGTGGAACGTCACAACAAGCCAGAGGTGGAGGTCAG GAGCAGCAAGGAGCTGCTGCTTCAGCCCGTGGTGATTAGCCGTAATGACAAGGAGAAGGTTCTCATCGAGGGATCCATCAACTCTGTCAGAGTCAGCATTGCTGTCAAACAG GCTGATGAGATTGAGAAGATCCTCTGCCACAAGTTCATGCGCTTCATGATGATGAGAGCAGAGAACTTCTTCATTCTGAGGAGGAAACCAGTAGAG GGATATGATATTAGCTTCTTGATTACCAACTTCCACACGGAGCAGATGTacaaacacaagctggtggaCTTCGTCATCCACTTCATGGAGGAGATCGACAAGGAGATCAGCGAGATGAAACTGTCTGTTAACGCCAGGGCCCGTATCGTCGCTGAGGAATTCCTCAAGAAC TTCTGA